The proteins below come from a single Synechococcus sp. WH 8101 genomic window:
- a CDS encoding RidA family protein has product MPLERHPIRTEQANRPVASYSQGYRIGQFVFVSGQMPVDPVTNQTVAGGTAEHTRQCLKNVFGVLEAAGCTYRDVGQAVVYMTDIDEIEAMDAVWQEFFPDADNYCSRAVIGISKLVVGARIEISCIAIKD; this is encoded by the coding sequence ATGCCCCTTGAACGTCATCCGATTCGCACGGAGCAGGCCAACCGGCCGGTTGCCAGCTATAGCCAGGGGTATCGCATCGGCCAGTTTGTGTTTGTGTCCGGCCAGATGCCTGTGGATCCGGTCACGAACCAGACCGTGGCGGGCGGCACGGCCGAACACACGCGCCAATGTCTGAAGAATGTGTTCGGTGTGCTGGAAGCGGCCGGATGCACCTATCGCGATGTGGGGCAGGCGGTGGTGTACATGACCGACATCGATGAGATCGAGGCGATGGATGCGGTGTGGCAGGAGTTCTTCCCCGATGCCGACAACTATTGCTCCCGCGCCGTGATCGGCATCAGCAAGCTGGTGGTGGGAGCCCGAATCGAAATCTCTTGCATCGCTATCAAAGACTGA
- a CDS encoding SMP-30/gluconolactonase/LRE family protein gives MEVTRSQFVETRFEIVDPRFQQLVLFNAQLERLFDGCRWLEGPVWFGDQQRLLVSDIPNDRILAWDDALGLTVYRHRAGFPNGQTRDRQGRLLTCSHGHRALLRTEHNGRVVTLVDSHAGQPLNTPNDVVVKSDGTIWFSDPLYGLVNDYEGGRRASWQAPSVYRFDPADGSLQAMTTLEEVQGPNGLAFSPDESLLYIVDTGAPDDPAPDRQIRVFDVRDGGRTLANGRSFHRVAPGNADGIRVDEQGHLWSSAGDGVHCIAADGSLLGKILTPKLVGNLCFGGEFGNRLFLCSWDAVYAIHLNTRGVQHPAMP, from the coding sequence ATGGAGGTGACCCGCAGCCAGTTCGTGGAGACACGGTTCGAAATCGTTGATCCCCGCTTTCAGCAGTTGGTGTTGTTCAACGCCCAGCTGGAGCGCCTGTTCGATGGCTGCCGTTGGCTGGAGGGTCCGGTGTGGTTCGGCGACCAGCAGCGGCTGCTGGTGTCCGACATCCCCAACGATCGGATCCTCGCCTGGGATGACGCGCTGGGCCTCACGGTGTATCGCCACCGTGCCGGCTTCCCCAACGGTCAGACCCGGGATCGGCAAGGGCGCTTGCTCACCTGCAGCCACGGTCATCGCGCCCTGTTGCGCACGGAGCACAACGGGCGCGTGGTGACCTTGGTGGATTCCCATGCTGGCCAACCCCTCAACACGCCCAACGATGTGGTGGTGAAGAGTGACGGCACGATCTGGTTCAGCGATCCCCTCTACGGTCTGGTGAACGACTACGAGGGCGGTCGTCGTGCCTCCTGGCAGGCTCCGTCGGTGTATCGCTTTGATCCCGCCGATGGCTCCCTGCAGGCGATGACCACGCTGGAGGAGGTGCAAGGCCCCAATGGTCTGGCGTTCTCGCCGGATGAGTCGCTGCTTTATATCGTCGACACCGGGGCCCCCGATGACCCTGCCCCCGATCGACAGATCCGGGTGTTCGATGTGCGCGATGGCGGCCGGACCCTGGCCAACGGCCGCAGCTTTCATCGCGTCGCCCCGGGCAATGCCGACGGCATTCGTGTGGATGAGCAGGGCCATCTTTGGAGCAGCGCCGGGGATGGCGTGCACTGCATCGCTGCCGATGGCAGCCTGCTCGGCAAGATTCTCACCCCGAAACTGGTGGGCAATCTCTGTTTCGGTGGTGAGTTCGGCAACCGTTTGTTCCTTTGCAGTTGGGATGCGGTGTATGCCATTCACCTCAACACCCGTGGCGTTCAACACCCCGCCATGCCCTGA
- a CDS encoding cupin domain-containing protein has translation MSDPFSQAPQPERYWHLWTDAHGVSRQEQCTISDFQLGQLGPGDSPQFSRELFDNGHAFVTYLPVGWTADWHENHVPKWIYVLRGAWSVESMDGTKVVMHAGEYSYGGDQGCVATADGKQGHLSAQVGDEPCVQLIIQRHDQAWRNRPPGFFQ, from the coding sequence ATGAGCGATCCCTTCAGCCAGGCTCCCCAGCCCGAGCGCTACTGGCATCTCTGGACCGATGCGCATGGGGTCAGTCGCCAGGAGCAGTGCACGATCAGTGACTTTCAGCTCGGCCAACTCGGGCCCGGGGATTCGCCCCAGTTTTCCCGTGAGTTGTTCGACAACGGGCATGCCTTTGTCACCTACCTGCCCGTGGGCTGGACCGCCGACTGGCATGAAAACCACGTCCCGAAATGGATCTACGTGTTGCGTGGGGCCTGGTCGGTGGAGAGCATGGACGGCACCAAGGTGGTGATGCATGCCGGGGAGTATTCCTATGGCGGCGACCAGGGCTGCGTGGCCACTGCCGACGGCAAGCAGGGCCATCTCTCCGCCCAGGTGGGGGACGAGCCCTGCGTGCAGCTGATCATCCAGCGCCATGACCAGGCCTGGCGCAACCGTCCTCCCGGCTTCTTTCAGTGA